From a single Candidatus Methanoperedens sp. genomic region:
- a CDS encoding transcription elongation factor Spt5, whose product MNEEAQNEAAIYVVKTTANQERTVANLIEKVAKKEKLGIYAILAPDELKGYVLIEAEGPEVVDQVIANVPHARTLVKGQSSFAEIAHFLIPKLTVTGITEGSIVELISGPFKGEKARVKRIDTTHEEITVELFEAMVPIPVTVRGDNVRILKREEEEK is encoded by the coding sequence ATGAACGAGGAAGCACAGAATGAAGCAGCCATCTATGTTGTAAAGACAACGGCGAATCAGGAAAGAACGGTGGCGAATCTTATTGAGAAAGTAGCTAAAAAGGAGAAGCTTGGAATCTATGCAATCCTGGCGCCCGATGAGTTAAAGGGATATGTTCTTATAGAGGCTGAAGGACCGGAAGTGGTGGACCAGGTCATTGCGAACGTGCCTCATGCGAGGACACTTGTGAAAGGTCAGTCCAGTTTTGCTGAGATTGCGCATTTCCTGATACCCAAACTTACAGTTACAGGTATTACCGAAGGAAGCATTGTGGAACTTATATCAGGTCCTTTCAAGGGAGAAAAAGCAAGAGTGAAAAGGATAGATACAACTCATGAAGAGATTACAGTTGAACTGTTTGAGGCGATGGTACCCATCCCTGTTACAGTTCGCGGTGATAATGTTAGAATATTGAAACGAGAGGAAGAAGAGAAATAA
- a CDS encoding 50S ribosomal protein L11, producing the protein MVSVVEALVPGGQATPGPPLGPSLGPLGVNVKAIIDKINEQTKAFSGMQVPVKVIVDDKKQFTVQVGTPPTSALIKKELGIETGSGTPNTNTVGNITVKQAVKIARMKKTDTLAKSLKNAVKEIVGSCVPLGVTFEGLKPKEAIAAINSGKFDSELSEPL; encoded by the coding sequence ATGGTAAGCGTTGTAGAAGCATTAGTTCCCGGCGGGCAAGCAACCCCGGGTCCGCCGCTGGGACCGTCGCTTGGTCCGCTCGGCGTGAATGTAAAGGCAATCATAGACAAGATCAATGAACAGACAAAAGCGTTCAGCGGAATGCAGGTTCCGGTTAAGGTTATCGTGGACGATAAGAAACAATTCACGGTACAGGTTGGAACCCCGCCGACGTCTGCACTCATAAAGAAAGAGCTTGGTATCGAGACCGGCTCGGGAACCCCGAACACCAACACAGTGGGCAATATTACCGTGAAGCAGGCAGTGAAGATTGCGCGCATGAAGAAGACCGATACCCTTGCAAAGTCCTTGAAAAATGCAGTTAAAGAAATCGTGGGTTCATGTGTTCCACTGGGTGTGACTTTTGAGGGCTTGAAGCCAAAAGAAGCAATCGCAGCCATTAATAGCGGAAAATTCGACTCTGAGCTATCAGAGCCGCTATAA